The genomic interval acggaaacctgtaatgttttacatgatggtaggattgctggtgtccatttttctgtctcataaacatgcaagatttcaggtatgtcttgctacttctacttacacttaggtcacactacacatacatgtacaagcatatatgtatatacacacccctctgagttttcttccatttttcttactagttcttgttcttgtttatttcctcttacctccatggggaagtggaacagaattcttcctccgtaagccatgcgtgttgtaagaggcgactaaaatgctgggagcaaggggctagtaacctcttctcctgtatatattactaaatgtaaaaggagaaactttcgtttttccttttgggccaccccacctcggtgggatactgccggtgtgttgaagttgaaatatatatatatatatatatatatatatatatatatatatatatatatatatatatatatatatatatatatatatatatatatatatatatatatatatatatatatatgtatgtatgtatatatatatatatatatatatatatatatatatatatatatatatatatatatatataatatatatgtatgtatatatatatatatatgtatatatgcatgtatgtatgataAATATCAGAGTGTGGCGGACACTTGTCAATCTGTTAAGATCCCCTCATGTAGACAAGAATATAATGCAAGACAGAGACTGTATACTTCAGTTTCTGTCTGAGATCTTATGAAACAATACAGGGAATAAAAATATAAACTGGATATATATGTTGATTAAGTCAACGGATCACCTGTGTGTTAATGGAAGAGGGCCGCTAAATCTAGTCAAACAAGAAGCCAGGTAGTTGAGAACTGAGTTTAGCAGGTTATTTGCACTTCTGGGAAGTGGATGAAATTACGAGATGACAGTCCATGGTCGGCTCTAAGTAATCTGAAGCAGGAATGAATTTCTCCACTGCGAATTTTGAAATCACATCAGGAATTCATTTCCCTTCAGATGTATTAAAATATATTTCCATATCCATTTGGGTACCTTCGATTGCATTAATATAGTCGGTGGCCTTTATTTCGTATAATATTTTGGCTGTGTCGTAATCACTTTTGCACTGATAAATTTCTAAGATACTGGAAGAAAGCAGATTTCTCCTGGCAGTATTTCACGACTCTTTTGTGTTCCACAATCCTGGTTTATAAGTGACGCCAGGTCTTCCCTATATAGATAAGGTTAATGATGCAGGAGCAAACTTACGCCCTTAACCATAACTGATCCGTACATGTATTGTGTTAGAGGGTTTTTCACCAGAGACTAAAACAATCTTGGCAACAAATATGATAGACACTAAATTTTTAACCAATTGTTTGTTCCTCCTGTTTTTTGATAAATAACTGTCCATTTTATTGGGATGTGAGAAAATTACATTAATTAAAGGTTTTCTGCTttctaattattataattaaaaagaagcgctaaacctacaagagaACTCTGTTTTCTAATGAAGTACTGTGAAGCGGATGATTGATTTATCTCTGATGCTTTCTTTGAGGACTGGTGAATACCTTTATAAAAGTTGTGTTCAGCTGTCTATAAAGTTTGAATAAAGCAGTGAGGATATCCAAGCTTTCTGACCTATTGTTGTGTTGTGGAAATTTCTTGATCTAACATGTTAAGTTCTTAGCATGCTTTTATTGATGTGTTTGGATATAATTTGGTGTATGGGTGAAGTTCCCACACACACGATGAAAGTAAGCTGCAGAATAATCTTCTGATGGGGTGAGCGTTTCGTCCTGTGTAGAGCTTCAAATCATACTTGGAATAACATGAtaaggctctacacagagcgactcGTCGCCTCACCATTAACCCGCTCTGCAACAAGTCTTTTCTTCACATAAACTTTTCTTACTGATATTTCCAGTTTCGATGCGATAGCTAAAATTTTTGTGCCCTTCACATACAGTGGACGCCGGCTGCTGCTACCGTGTCCTTTGCACTGGTGGGATAAGTGAGAATGATCCTTGGAATCAGAAGGACAATAAGGATCACATCATCATGGTGTTCTTCAGAGATTACTTCGCCCGCATCCTCAACATCCCGCTTGTTAAAGGTGATCCTTCATCTGCCTCTCTGGCTTGATCTTGTTTCAGGAAATCTAAAGAACGCAAAATGTTCATTGTAATGTGTTGCAGATCAGTTATGTTTGAGAAAACTTAGTTGGTTCACGTATTTATaaggaaaaaaagtttgatagcaGTTGCTGAAATAATGTAAACATTAGGCAGCTGAtgcacaccctcccccaccacacaTACAAATTTAACAGATTTTTTCTTACCGCCAGCCATTGTGATTATCGTGTTCATGTTGTACCTGGCTGTTGCCTGCTGGGGCTGTACTACGCTCAACGAAGGTCTGGAGCGCAGGAGACTCTCTCGTGATGATTCTTACTCTGTGTTGTTTTATGAACGCGAAGACAAATATTTCAGGGAATTTCCATATAGAATTCAGGTGAGTAAAACTATATACGCTTAAAATTAGGGGTTCCAAGCATAAAGTCGGGTTTCCAAACTTTAAGATGAGATTTCCAAGCTGATAGCTGGGTTTACTGAGGCTGAATTTCTCCTGTGTCACCACTGCTTAGTAATATTATAATCCTTCAGTTATTGCAGTTATTAGGGTCATACGGAATATATAATCCATTAAGTACCAAAGGTTACAGTAAatttctcagtgtatttacacacaGAGAGAAGCATCTctctgtacatatacatatacactatGTTCTCAGGGCATATACACctagagatatacacttctcagtcaCATTGGTTGGTTCGTAAGTAGGGTGCATAGTCTGTTGATACACCAGGATAATTAAGGCTATGTGTCACatgtttaccaccagtcaagaatgatTATCTAAGACCCCCGTCAGAAGGcatttatcctgtttcctgacgatttTTTTTACCCGAAACTAAAGTAATTTATATGTTCTTGTACAGGTGGTTATAACAGGTGATGTGGAATACAGTGATCCTAAGACTCAGGAGGAACTGTTGGTACTGCTTAAAAAGTTTGAGTCTACAAAATACAGTGGAAGTCCAATCTACACGGAGTCGTGGCTCAGAGCTTGGCTTGGTTTTGTGAAAAGAAACCAAGAATTCTTAGGCTTTAATATCACGAGTGAAGAAGACTTCTGCACTCAACTTAAAGAGGTTTGCCATTTTCAGTACAGTGGATGAAGCTAACTGTATTTCTCATTTGATATCTATTTTTTTTTGAGTTTCGACTGAATATGGATAGAGTAGACAGTGTAAAGTTGCTTTATTCACCTCACTGGAGGTCTGAAAGTAAGTGTTGACACAACGATCGACAAATACCTGTGAGAAAGTTTACTCAGGACTCTTTAATTAGCCTTAAGCTTTACACAACACAAATATAGCTTCAGTTAATTATATGAAACCTAGCCCTGATTGTAATAAAATTCTTGGCTATGTAAACTTGCTATAAAATACATTACTATATAAGCTAATACTACAATATGACAATATATGACTATATAAACTGGAGGcattcataacattcacaatTAATACAATCTGCTGGATAATTAGGCTGGGTTGACAGACTAAGTCTCTCTTCACATTCGAAATGTTAACAAATATGGTGTATGGGTGAGGTGCAACTCTCTTGTATATAAGCTATCTTGGGCTAATTTCATTTTTTCACATTCAGACCACGTAGATCAGACCAGTAAAGCTTCTGTCatgtcatatatatacgtatatgcaaaAGATTACTGCTAACATTACTGAAGAAAAGGCACAGGAGCAGAACGTGGTTTCAGTGAgacaacgtttctctctgtgtagtgCTTTTACACAAAGCTTTAGAGTACAAAGCTCTAGAGTACAAAGATCTAGAGCACAAAGCTCTAGAGTACAAAGATCTAAAGTACAAAGCTCTAGAGTACAAAACTGTAAAGTACAAAGCTTTAGAGTACAAAACTCTAGAGTTTAAAGCTCTAGAGTACAAAGCTCTAAGAGCAAATCCCTGCTCTGTacccttttcttctttttttatttAGTAAAATTCGTTGCCTACAGTGAACTCACACCTGTTCCAAGCACCACTTTATTATTTttgcatttacattattcttgcctcaagataataaaacaaatttcaataataatacacgaataaccctcacataggaaaCTAAAACTCAAGATTTATTACTTAATAAATTTTAGTATGGTAGGTGCGAGTCACAGATGTATTGTTCCATTCACTATACTGTATTTCGATTCTTTAATGACAATGTTGTTTTTTTTCTTCACCAGCTGTATCTGTCAGGCCCAGCCAATGCTTTTGCAGCAGATGTCAGGTTCAACGAAGAAGGAACTCGTATTATAGCGTCTAGGTTCATCATTCAGTCTTACAATGTTACCGATGGGAATGCAGACAAAGATATGATGCAGGAGTTCCGCAAGGTGGCTCTTGATTCGAAGTTCAACGTCACAGTGTTCAATCCATATTTTATCTTTTTTGATCAGGTTTGTGCAGatgattatgtttgtttatttccGTTGAAGTGAAAGTGAATTGTCTCTCTCAAGTATAATTCGTAAATAAAGACATAGACGGGATCCACCTTCAGAAACATGTATGGGGACCCATTGCTTTGGAGAAATAAGCAAAAGCTCTTCAAGGGAagatatatatatcttttcttgAGTCTGTATGAATATTCTACTTCTCATATCACCCCTTGTTTTATATGTAAGTACATATACTTTATGTAAAATAGTATACAATCATAAATAacatatttttcttttctttacaGTTTACTATGGTGAGgataacaagtgtagaagccatTTGTGTTTCCGCAGTTATAATGATGTTTGTGTCACTGATATTCATACCAAACCCTCTGTGTTCTCTTTGGGTTGTGTTCTCCATCACCTCTGTTGAAATAGGTGTCGTCGGTTACATGGCTTTCTGGAATGTTAGTCTCGATTCCATTTCAATGATCAACTTAATCATGTGTATAGGTTTTAGTGTCGACTTCTCAGCTCACATATCACATGCTTATTTGGTATCAGAAGGTGAAACTCCGGACGAGCGTGTGAAGGACTGCCTGTACACTCTTGGCTTGCCTATACTACAAGGTGGGTGCTCAACAATTTTAGGTGTTACGGCTCTAGTTTTGGCTCCCTCTTACATATTTGTCACATTCTTCAAGACCGTCTTTCTAGTCATATTTCTAGGGGTATTACATGGGATCATACTTTTGCCAGTTCTCCTCTCTCTCATGGGTCCTGGTTCATGTAGTAAAAAGAAGAAGGTGGAGGACACTCCTCCTACTATGGAAAATGCTCAACCATTCTACGTGTATGGCACCGAAAAGTCTCTCTGGGTGGATCCTAACAACATGAAGATACCACGTCCACGCAGTGTAACTACAGTACAAAATGGAACTACCCAAGTGACACCTTTGGCACTGAGTCGTAATGGAGCCTCACCTGCTGGACCTAATGCAATTAAAGGCAAACATACTAGTTTTCTAGAAAAAGACTTAGGTCTTGGTACTTCAAGTGAAATATCAAGCGAATCAAGCCTGAGTAAGGAAGTTATACACCGGCGTTATGGTTCAGATAAAGTTAATGACAGTGGAGCTCGCTCAGGTCCTCATGTCTTGAAAGGTTATAGTAATAATGCTTATGAAAGTGATAACAAGATCAATGAAAAACGTCGAATTCAAAAAGATTCTAATACGGGTTCAGCGCTTCACATAAAGTATAACAATAATGACAGATACGACGACTGGGATTATCCTCGTCGGAATTATCATGGCTCTCGTTCACCTCCTAATTATTCGTCTCCTCTGCGGTTCAGTGCTCCTCTCGTGCTTACTGGGGGTCAGTCCCGTCACCCGGGCTCTCGAGACAAGAGTGTACACCGAAGTTTGTCATTAGTAGCACAACATGGATCAAAAACATCGTCAAAATCCAGTAGAGGATACCGTGAGCGCAGCTAGCGACATCACACATACATGACCATGTGCCATAACCCAAATGAATACAGATTAGTGTGATTCTCTTTGCTCATCACAGGATTAAGGTATATTAGTGTGAGTTTTTCTGTAAATCAAAAAAAATACATACTGTGGTGATTCACGTGATTGCAATAAATAAGTTACTTTTACCCATAAATGTTTTTAACAAAACAATGAGCAATAATCCAGGATCGCAAGGAAGCATGTTATTCAATACCATACGGGCATTAAGAGTTACTTAACCGGTAATGAATGTGTCTAAGTTAGTCATGGGACGTCAAAGGCGCTGGGAAACTATTAGACATATAAGAAATAGAACGCAGATTTTTTGCTTGAAAGGTAGGTGGAGATAATGATGTAAAGAATCTCAGGGTTAAAAGAAACTAAAAAGGTCACAAACGGCATCGCACATGGGTCGGTACTTGCCCTGATGATATTACTGATTTATCAAAATGCCTTGTCAGAAGGAATTGAAATATACATGAACATGTATGTTTGTGGATTACAGGAATTCTTGGAGAAATTGAATAGACTGATAATAGAGTTTAATGTAGAAAAGTGGCATTTACTGGAAATGGGAATAAGCTATAGAAGGTcacgtaaaaaaaaatatatatatagtgatgaAATACTGAAAGGTTTGAGAGAAGGAGCTACAAGTAACTGTAGACAAAAGACACTTAATATTCCCTTGTGAACACTAAACCCTTATGATCCATATTGTCGAGAGAAGATCACGTAAATTAAATCTTAAGAAACAAGTATTGCATCCAGCCAGTGCCAAAATACTCTTAACATGGAGAGGGAAATGCTACAAAGAGCTCATCACGTTCATTAAGCAATATTAGAAAAAATGTAGCCGTGGTGTAGTGACAGCAAATTAAAAACAAAGTGATGATACAGAAAATGTCGACAGACATGGTTATGGACGGGGCTCCGGGGGTGTTGAGCCCTGAAACACCCTCCGGGGGCGTTGAGCCCTGAAAcgcactccaggtaaacaaactaTACATAAGTTACCACGGAAATATGACAGCACTAGCAATCACCAAGTTAGATGACAGAAGGAAAATATGGAAGCCTGGTAATCACATATAAGGTCACAAAATAATGATAAAACAGAGATAACTTTAATGTACCAGAGCATAATAGATAAgatagaaaaaaaaagtttttgtcCGATAGACTGGACACTAGAAAGCTTCTGGTGAGCAAAGCTCTAATTAAACCCAAGCTTCGTCTTGCTGTATTTTGTAAACTGTATCAGTTACTGTATATTTGGAAGCTTACTTGCATTACTGTGATATCAAAATGCTGATTTATGGGTAAATCTGTGAGTAAGTCAAAACTGGAAGAgttctaatgtgtgtgtgtgtatgtactcacctaattgtactcacctaattgtggttgcaggggtcgagactcaactcctggccccgcctcttcactgagtgctactaggtcctcttcctgctccatgagctttatcatacctcatcttaaagctatgtatggttcctgcctcccctacctcacttgctaagctattccacttcctgactactctatgactctgtgtgtgagtgcgtgtgtgtatgtgtgtgtgtgtgtgtgtgtgtgtgtgtgtgtgtgtgtgtgtgtgtgtgtgtgtatgtgtgtgtgtatttttgtgaatTGTTTCAACCACGATATTGTTACTTTATTCTATCTGTCCTCCCTAATCTATATGCTATTTTGCAAAGCCAGATGGCGGGTTAACAATGTTTATCACATAAGGAAAAATATTGCATAAGTATAAAACTTATGGAACAACTGCAACAATCATCAAAAGACTGTTGCTataatatttatttaataatagCGTCGCCAAATATAATTACCCCGAAAGCACGTTCTAAGTGGAATTTTATGCTACAATAAACCGTATAAAGACCTGTAAGGTCGTTATACGGTTTatcataagggtcatacaacacctggggaatgtgaggtaggagaggataagataagataagattttgttcggatttttaaccccggagggttagccacccaggataagagAGGGCAACTCCAaatccttggataaagagcccctcaccagcatcaaggtgctcCACTGAGGGCGTGGCAACATATATGAATCCAGTGTTATTATCTGTATGATTAATATAATAAAAGTTATGAAGCATttgttttttaatttattttgtgTTTATTATTTTCCAATCTCAAAAACCGGGTTGTATATAAGCAGTGGTTCTCAACGTTGACGAGTCAGAGGAACCTTAAGCAGTCGTCTCTAGTCTCAAGATTCGTGGATCCACCCGAGCTAAACGTTGTATTTTTATGATCTAattataattaattaattaaaataatCTTGCACAGACTGCAGGAACAATACTTGTTGTGCTGACTACACGAACAATACTTGTTGTGCTGactacaggaacaatacttgctgtgctgaTTACAGGAACAATACTACAGGAACAATactacaggaacaatacttgctgtgctgaacaatacttgctgtgctgactacaggaacaatacttgTTGTGCTGACTACAGGTTGTGCTGAttacaggaacaatacttgctgtgctgaTTACAGTaacaatacttgctgtgctgactacaggaacaatacttgttgtgctgactacaggaacaatacttgctgtgctgactacaggaacaatacttgttgtgctgactacaggaacaatacttgttgtgctgactacaggaacaatacttgctgtgctgactacaggaacaatacttgctgtgctgactGAAGGAACAATACTTGTTGTGCTGactacaggaacaatacttgctgtgttgactacaggaacaatacttgtgctgactacaggaacaatacttgttgtgctgactacaggaacaatacttgttgtgctgactacaggaacaatacttgTTGTGCTGAttacaggaacaatacttgctgtgctgactacaggaacaatacttgctgtgctgactacagtaacaatacttgctgtgctgactacaggaacaatacttgTTGTGCTGATTACAGTaacaatacttgctgtgctgactacaggaacaatacttgttgtgctgactacaggaacaatacttgatgtgctgactacaggaacaatacttgttgtgctgactacaggaacaatacttgTTGTGCTGAttacaggaacaatacttgctgtgctgaTTACAGTaacaatacttgctgtgctgactacaggaacaatacttgttgtgctgactacaggaacaatacttgctgtgctgactacaggaacaatacttgttgtgctgactacaggaacaatacttgttgtgctgactacaggaacaatacttgctgtgctgactacaggaacaatacttgctgtgctgactGAAGGAACAATACTTGTTGTGCTGactacaggaacaatacttgctgtgttgactacaggaacaatacttgttgtgctgactacaggaacaatacttgTTGTGCTGACTATAGGAACAATACTTGTTGTGCTGactacaggaacaatacttgTTGTGCTGAttacaggaacaatacttgctgtgctgactacaggaacaatacttgctgtgctgactacaggaacaatacttgctgtgctgactacaggaacaatacttgTTGTGCTGAttacaggaacaatacttgctgtgctgactacaggaacaatacttgctgtgctgactacaggaacaatacttgctgtgctgactacaggaacaatacttgTTGTGCTGAttacaggaacaatacttgctgtgctgaTTACAGTaacaatacttgctgtgctgactacaggaacaatacttgTTGTGCTGACTACAtgaacaatacttgctgtgctgactacaggaacaatacttgTTGTGCTGAttacaggaacaatacttgctgtgctgactacaggaacaacacttgctgtgctgactacaggaacaatacttgctgtgctgactGAAGGAACAATACTTGTTATGCTGactacaggaacaatacttgttgtgctgactacaggaacaatacttgctgtgctgactacaggaacaatacttgTTGTGCTGAttacaggaacaatacttgctgtgctgactacaggaacaatact from Cherax quadricarinatus isolate ZL_2023a chromosome 47, ASM3850222v1, whole genome shotgun sequence carries:
- the LOC128696553 gene encoding patched domain-containing protein 3 gives rise to the protein MGYCLKKLEHFLRRSFYRLGYTVAEHYGYFIMIPLFLTALLATGFQRIKYEDDPEYLFSPRSGFAKRERAIIEENFSLNFSSNFSPSRITRLGRFARLLIMAKDEGNLLRSAIWNDIVSVDRLVHSVSVNLEDRVARYDDLCAIWDSKCYENNILGLQDFMKEIEKGNFSLSYPFMLNPETFETIVFPLFFGGVKVDNNTNIVSVKALSLFYWLKTNDAKETAEGALWEDALLKALENRDFGNITVARFISRTLELELENNTISVSPFFGLTVFTMIVFSVGSALSGDWVRTKPWLGVLGVLSVSLSCVAAFGFLVYIGLDFIGINMAAPFLLLGIGMDDVFVMLSAWRRTKLQDTVQERMGHAFADAAVGITITSVTDVISFFIGAITPFPSVQIFSLYTGMAVVVAYFWHITFFGGCLAFSGFMEKEQRHGLVCLKIKPKSEAVDAGCCYRVLCTGGISENDPWNQKDNKDHIIMVFFRDYFARILNIPLVKAIVIIVFMLYLAVACWGCTTLNEGLERRRLSRDDSYSVLFYEREDKYFREFPYRIQVVITGDVEYSDPKTQEELLVLLKKFESTKYSGSPIYTESWLRAWLGFVKRNQEFLGFNITSEEDFCTQLKELYLSGPANAFAADVRFNEEGTRIIASRFIIQSYNVTDGNADKDMMQEFRKVALDSKFNVTVFNPYFIFFDQFTMVRITSVEAICVSAVIMMFVSLIFIPNPLCSLWVVFSITSVEIGVVGYMAFWNVSLDSISMINLIMCIGFSVDFSAHISHAYLVSEGETPDERVKDCLYTLGLPILQGGCSTILGVTALVLAPSYIFVTFFKTVFLVIFLGVLHGIILLPVLLSLMGPGSCSKKKKVEDTPPTMENAQPFYVYGTEKSLWVDPNNMKIPRPRSVTTVQNGTTQVTPLALSRNGASPAGPNAIKGKHTSFLEKDLGLGTSSEISSESSLSKEVIHRRYGSDKVNDSGARSGPHVLKGYSNNAYESDNKINEKRRIQKDSNTGSALHIKYNNNDRYDDWDYPRRNYHGSRSPPNYSSPLRFSAPLVLTGGQSRHPGSRDKSVHRSLSLVAQHGSKTSSKSSRGYRERS